The region cgtgtcGTGAGCGATCAGATCCATGGGTGCACATCAGGCGAAGCCGTAcgcctcgagcggcgcatccgTCATCTGGAGGTGCTGCTCCAGTGGCGCTTATCGAGCAAGACCTCGACCCTGCTCCAACTCGTGTatgcgcgtgcgctgaCGGTAGCGATCGAGCTGGATGGGCGTCAGGGTGGCGtcaagcgcgtcgccatctCACCCGTGTGCCCCGTCGAGGCGTCGCATATGCACATGGCGGCCATCTCTGTGATCCGCACCCGCATGGCATCGGAGATGCCGGCGTCCGTGCCGGAAGTACTGCGACAGGTCGCGCAGCTCTGGCACACGTATGTCAAGGCACGCGCCCAGGTCGACCGACTGCGCCTCCATGTGCCCGTCGTCGTATCTCCGTCCCGCGGAGACAAAGGGCCGGACACAGCTCTCGATGTCATGGCCACTGtcctgctggagcgcgCGCAGGCCAAGGCCCACGTCCATGTGGACATCGACTtggcgcgtgcgtcacCGCTATCTCCTCAAGTGCATGTGTCGCTCGTGTACGGCCACATGGATACCGACACACTCGCCCACATGATCCAGAGCGCGCTCGCCAAGGACGCCCACTCGCCCCACGCCCTGGCCTACGCCATCACACACGCTCAGGCCACGATGGACACCTAGCCTTGTAGATTAGTCAGCGATGCAGAGGCGCTGGAGGCCATGCTTTTTTTTGTGgctggcgtcgtgcggccaTGGACCTGTTCAGCACGCTGACagcgggcgccgcgcgcttCGATAAGAAGCGCTTTGGCAGGGACATGTCCCTGTTTCAGTCCTCGCGACGAGACGAGCAGGGCGCGTCACAGGATGTGGCGGCTCAGCggagcgccggcgcagcgcTACCGGCCGCGCTGGACTTTTTCGGCAGTCATGAAAAGGAGCGCGAGGCTACGAAGCCCGAGCCAGCTCGGACAGCCTCGCGTGAGCGTATGCCGCCGCTCTCGCGCGCTGAACTCCCTGCCTTTTTGCGGACCCATGAGCTCAAGCTGACGGGGACAGACGTGCCCCTGCCTCTCCGGACCTGGGACGACCTCGAGACGCGGTGGCACCTCGAGCCGTGGCTCCTTGAGAATCTGCAAAAGGGCCCGTGGACCACGCCGACACCTATCCAGTGCGGTGCCATCAGTGtgatgctcgagcggcgcgacCTGCTGGCAGGCGCTCCCACGGGATCCGGTAAGACGCTGGCGTTCTTACTGCCGACGCTCCAGCTTCTCCAAAAGCATACCAAGCTAGGATTCCGTGCCGTGCTTGTGAGCCCGACGCGTGAGCTTGCACAGCAGATCTACGAGCAGCTGCAACTACTGACACAGGGCCAGGCGTTTCGTACATGCCTCCTCACCAACGTGACCAAAAAAACGAGTGAAGCGCTGGCCAAGAAAAAGTTTGATATCCTCATCACGACGCCCCTGCGCCTAGTCCATGCGATTCAGCATGAAGAGGTGGCTTTGCACCGCGTGGAAATGCTCGTCCTCGATGAAGCCGATCGActcctcgagcagggcTTTCTGACACAGACGGACGAGATTCTCGCAGCGTGCACCAACCCCAACCTGCGCAAGGCACTGTTTAGTGCGACGCTCCCTGCCGGCGTAGAAGAGCTCGCGCGCACCTTTATGGTCGACGAATGCCGCGTGCTCGTCGGCCAAAAGGACagcgccacagccacgATTGaccagcgcctcgagttTACTGGGTCGGAGGACGGCAAATTGCACGCGCTGCGAGCGCTGATCCAGGCAGGTGGAATGCAGCCGCCCGTGCTCCTATTCGTCCAGTCAAttcagcgcgcgcgcgaaCTCTTCCACGAGCTCGTGTACGACGGCCTACACGTCGATGTGATCCACAGCGAGCGGCCCAAGGCCCAGCGCGAAGCGGTCATCGAGGCCTTCCGTCGCGGCGATATTTGGCTCCTTATATGTACAGAACTCATGGCTCGAGGTATCGATTTTCAAGGCGTGAACCTCGTCATCAACTACGACTTCCCGCAGACGGTGCAGAGCTATATCCACCGCATCGGTCGCACAGGCCGCGCCGGCAAACAGGGCCGCGCCATCACATACTTTACCAaggacgatgcgccgtaCCTCAAGTCTGTCGTCAATGTGATGCGCCAGTCGGGCTGCGACGTGCCTGAGTGGATGACCCAGCTTCCCAAGCCGTCCAAGATGCTCAAGAAGAAGCTGCGCAGCCGACCCGTTTCACGccaggacgtgcgcgctgcgtccGGCAGCAGCTCCCTGGGCCGCCGCCTAGCGAATCGGCAGCGGGACATGGTCCAGGCAAGCAAGCGACGCAAACTCATGCATCGCTCGCAtccgccgacgccgcacCCACACTGAGCGTGTCTCTCGCGACATTCACGGTCCACTCGAGGCGCCTCACGATCGCCTCGTCACCAAGCAGCGTCGCCAGCGTCTCCCTTGGCAGATGCATATGGCAAAACACAAAGAGACCCTGTGCAAGCCGCGGCTGCCCGACAGTGCCTCTgaccagcagctgctcgatgcgctcgcgatcgACCTGGCTCGGTGCACGCAAGAGATTCTGGCGTGCACGCGGCGTAAGCATCGGCAACCGCGTCTGCGACATGAGAaacgtgtgcagcagcaaatGCTGCAAAAACAGGGTGCccgcctcgtgcagcgccgtAAAGTCGACGGTCttgagcacgagcagcgtcaGAGCGCCTCGGGCGATCCAGTAGCCGTATGCACGCGCcatgtgcagcagcttgcgaaggcgctcgccgacgtggACGTCATACTCTTCGCCCTCCTCGTCTTCACGCACGACTTTGTGTCCGCCCACGTGTTTCTCGCCCAATTCACGGAAGTAGTCCCATAGCACGTACTGCATCGTGACGCGCATACCGACGTGGTCGTCGGCAAGCTGCTGTCCTACCAGCACGTAGTATGGATTGAACGTGCGCTCGTTGGCTAGGCAGTGGAGCAAGACGCGAATCActtcgcggcgctgcacatCGTTCAGCTTGAGCTGCATCACatgatgcgccgcgtcctgGTAATCCAGACTCGACATGAGCGCCGAAAACaccatgcggcgcgcctcAGTATTCATACCTTGCGCGCGCGCTAGGTGCGATAAGTCGTGGCCGGGCGAGTCCGTCGCCTCAGGCTCTGACATCGGCACAGATGCCGGCTCTCTCTCCTTGCCCGTCCACGCGGCACCGACAAGCCACCATCGCCCGTGCCGTGTGGCGTCCTGCAAGTCTTGCAAGCCTACTTGCAGCGCGGAATGCGCTCGTAATGTGCGCTTGCGCTCAAGAGACGAAATGTACTTCGATAGACGCTGCACACTCTCTGCCGTCGCGGAGACATCACGGCCGAGGTGCTTGCCTTTCTGCTTCAAATGTATCAACGCTTCCAGCATGAACCGAGCACGGCTCGACTCGGCTACGACAGGCGCACCCTGCATGCATTGCTGCGTCAGCTCCACGATCGCAGAGAGTGACTCGGCATCCGCGTGCCGAAGCTGCTGGCCACTGCTCTGTACCACCCGCAAGAGGAGCTCGATGTCCATCTCTGTGATCGGCTTCTTGTCGGCAACACCAGGCACCATGTGCACAAAGCTCTGTCCAAGAAACAGGCGCACCATATCGTACAAAATCACGTCCGACAGCATCTTTACATTAAACAGGTGGCACAGCAACGTCACGAGATTCACACACTCGCGAGTCGATGCATGCGAGTCTGCTTGAAGAAGGCGCCCATACGTTGTCATAAACCGCGATATGCACACTTGCAGAACGTGCGCAGCAAActcggcgccgacgatACGGTGCATAGCCGTGAGAAGAGCCGCATACAGCACTATAATCGACTCGCTCAAATTCATTTGGGCTGTAATGGTATCCAGGCATTGCTCCGTAATGTAGGCTGTGACGTCACCACGCGAGTACGTCTGGTACAGGGCGTCCAATTCAGACACAATCGTGTCTAGATTGCCCTCCGCCAGCCTGTTGAGCTGACCGTTTATGTGGCGCCGCAGTTTTTGCTGTTCAAGCGAGGTGGGATCCGAGGCTTTGCCTCGAAGTGCGGGTGGGACATACTTGGGCGGTGGCATATCCTTAGCGGTATCGTCTTCCTGCGATAGATGCTCCTCTTTCACGTCGCACTTGGCATCATCTTGCTCGTCCCAACTTTCTTCTTGGCTGTCCTCGACCAGCCCACGCTCCTCCCACTCTGGGCGATCCTCGTCACTGCGTCGGTCTtcggacgcgtcgctgccttCGAGGTCATCTTCATCAGCTTCTCCTTCACTCGCTTCATACATGCCAGGGTAAAAGCGATTGAGAtcgtcgagcaggtcatCCACATCGTCGCCTTCTTTCTGCGACGGGCCCTTTTTGCCGTACAAATGGTGCTCGAGCCAAGCAATTTCGTCCTCTTCTtgccgctcgagctcaCTGATGTTATGCTGTTTTGATGGTTCCTTAGATGTTCTGTCATCTGCTCGCATCATGCGCTCGAGTTTCGTGGGCTtagacgacgacgatggaGCGGACCTCATTTGGCCCGTGATGGGGTCCATGACGAGGCGTGCTGGCGCCCCTTGGGGCGGGGATACTTTTGATAGAGGTTTCTTTGCATGCTCCTCCGTCGTAGGAGGCCCCTTACTCGGGACCacaggcgctggacgccgcTTGGGCGCTCTGGACGCATGCTTTGCTTGCCTCTGTTCCTTGCGCGCTTCTTTACGCGCACTGACTTTGAAGAGACGTGCCTTTTTGGCCGGACGCCCCTTTTGTGCAGCATCCTCAATGCCCAGCTCCTCACGGAGCGCAGCTGGCAGCCGCGTCGTAGAGCGCGCCCTGTCTACGCCACGCACCATTCAGGAGGAACGAGAAAAAATGTGTTGGGTGGAGGACTATTTACGCCTGTTTCTTGTCGTCGGGCGCAGTCTTGGGCGCTCCCTGTGACGCCGGACTGACCCACGACCACATGTCGAGCAATTCGCCTCTGTACCATGCGACGAAAAGCACAGAGAGTGAGCATGACGGAGAGAGGTACAAGAGGGCGGGCTGACCGGTCTTGAAGATATGCATGACAACCATGGTAGTGAAGAGGCCCAGCACGTAGCCCACCATGCACGCATGGAAATAGGGTTTGGGGAACTTGTAGAAGAAGCGGTTGAAAGTAAGCGAGCGGGCCTTGGTGGACGCGTGGTGCTGGTCGAATGCCAGGGCCAAGGCGGCAAAGGCACCAGGCACCACGATATCCCCGAGACCAAGGAGCGAGAACTGGAATGCATCGGCCGCTGTCCAGCCTTTTTGTTGGACGCTGCTCAGCACTTCCAGCAGGTTTCGTGGGGCCAGGATTTTGATCGGGCCGTCAAAGTTGGTCGCGACGCTGACCATGACGGACTGACCGGCAAACTTCGAACTGCCGAATACCCAGAAGATATCGTACAAGAACAGGCCGCCCAAAAGAATAAGCCCCGTCTGAAACGAGTCTAGCAGGATCAGGGAAAGACCCTGCATAGCAAAGCACACGGCAATGATGTTAGCAAGTACCCAGTGCTTGGTATACATGTAGATGGCCATCAGCACGACCACCACCACAAATAGGCCCATCGTAGCACTGTCCAGCTTGATGACCGTATCATACAGATTCTTTTTGGTCGAAggcgtcgtccacgagaCATGGCCCTTGAATGAGAGCGCTCGCTTGGTGCACCAGTCGAGAGAATGCGATCCAAAGGCCATCTTGCACAGATGGAGGAGCACCGGGGGGATAGCCAGGCAGCCCACCACCGCAAAGTAGATGTTGACGATCAGGATAATCATTTCCTTGTCCAGATACTTGAAAGCCAAAAACAGAGACAGCAGCACGGCACTGCCCAGCAAGGGGAACATCCATGCACCCTCGCTGGACACGCCTTGTAcctcctcttcgtcgtcatccgTCTCCTTCAAGCCCTTTTCCTTACGCAGAGCTTTCGTTGCCTCaggcgtgcgcagcgaTGCAAGGCTACCGACGTATACCGTCCCTGATGCGAGCGTTAGCAGCGCACCATACGCAAAGAacgccgacgagctcatAGTGGAGACGTGGACACGCTGGAAGTCGAGGCGCCAGGCCCACGGTCCCATGCAATGGAGGTGCGTTTCTACGGAGCCATCTCGTGGCGGAGAAAGGCGCGTGGATGATGCCATGCTTCCGTGTCACCGGACAGGTAGGCCGTCgtgtgcgcgatgcccgCACCAGGCACAGACTCACCCTGCATAATGCGCTGACGTTCTTCGCGGATGCGTGCCTGAGCCTGTTCGCACTGCTCACGCAAGTACTGGATCACGGCGTCCGGCCGCGGATCACGAAACACAGCGGTGCCCGCCACAATGACATTGgcgccagcgtcggcacacgcatgGATGGTCTTGGGGGCAACGCCGCCGTCGACTTCCACATCGAGATCGGGGAATCGTGCGCGTAGTTCTGCCACCTTGGGCATGCATTCGGCAATAAATTTTtggccgccggcgccaggcCACACGGTCATGACGAGAATCATATCggcagcgtgcgccaccTCGTCTGAGATTTCTGTAGCTGGTGTGCCAGGGTTTATGGCGATAGATGCACGCATGCCCGATGCCTTGATCTGACGAATGACTTCCAAAGGATCGTCCGTCGCTTCCAGGTGGAACGTGTAGGACTTGCCACCTGCCTCCGCGATAGATTTGATCCACTGCGGGTGAGTGAGACAAACACACCTTGAGCGGCTCGGACACCATCATGTGGCAGTCCATGAAGATACCTGGCACACTCTTGTTCACGCTCCCGATGATGGGTGCACCCATCACAATGTTGGGCACAAAGTGACCGTCCATGATATCTGGATCATGAGCCGACTTCAGTGTACGTACCCATGTGCAGCCAATCAGCACCACATTGGATCATGCGCTTGCATTCGTGCGTCAGATTGCCGAGATCGGACGCAAGTACACTCGGTGCGATCTTGACAGCTGGCATAGTGCGTCTCAAGGCCCGTACGAGTGTCGTATGCGCCCCCAGACAGGTACGCGGCCCCACCGCTCGCCACGTGATCTTCTTTTCTTGTCCGTCGCCATGGACGCGTTGGTGGCGTATCGCTCAGAGAGCGAGGGTGAAGATGACGTGCGCCCGCAGCGTGTGCACGAAGAACTCGAGAGTGACAGTGAGGATGAGCGTGCCGACTCGAATGATGCGTTTGGGCTCCATCGTGCGCAGTCCCCAGAGCGATCGGTggcaccggcgccgtgctTCCAGGCAAGCGCCGCACCAGACGTACAGGTGGCCGAGTCGTCAGTGATTCCGCACGCCGAACCACAGGCAGCTCCCACAATCACCAGGACACTGACTGGCACAGTCGAGGCCACGACCATGTCCGACTTCGATTTTCGAAACCAACAGCGCACATTCGACTTGTACGGCTATGCACGCAATCCTAGTGAGTTTGCCGCTACGTCTCAGGCATTCGTGGGCGATCTTTCGGCTGCAAAGAGTACAGGAGGTGCTTCATTCGCGGAAATGCGCGGTAGCTCAGCGGATGCTCGTCAGGCatcgcgtgccatgcggcgAAAGCGCAAGGGACGTGCGGGAGACGCGTCGATCGCAGATGGGGAGGGCGCTTATCTCGGTCCATGGGGTGGCTGGGAAGATGAGGCGCCCAAAACTGAATTTGTGCCGGCGCCTGATGTGCCTGTCGGCCCTACCGATGAGGAGATacgtgcggcgcaggcagcaGCAGAAAAGCGGCGCAAAGATGCAGCGGCCATTGAACGTCGTCGGCAGTTGGACATGGCACATGGCACAGAAAAAAGCATTTTCCATGGCCATTCCATGTATGACTATCAGGGGCGGACCTATATGCATGTGCCCACCGATACAGATGTCAATTTGAGAGGAGAGCCAGGCGATGTCGAATCGTTTTTGCCCGAGTACTGTATACACACCTTTACGGGACATACCAAGGGCATCACAGCGCTGCGTCTGTTTCCACAGAGTGGACATCTCTTGCTCAGCGCAAGTATGGATACCAAGATCAAACTATGGGATATGTACCACGAGGGCCATTGTCTGCGCACGTTCCTTGGCCACTCGAATGCGGTGCGTGACATTACCTTCTCCAACGATGGGCGACGATTCCTCTCGGCAGGGTACGATGAGCAAATCAAGCTCTGGGATACTGAAACGGGCGCGTGCCTAGCTGCCCAGAGCTTTCATGGCGTGCcggtgtgcgtgcgattcCATCCAGATCAACAGCATGTTTTCCTGGCGGGCATGGATGACCGGCGCATTGTGCAGTTTGACTTGAATGCCGATCAAATCACGCAAGAGTACAATGAGCACCAGGGCGCTGTGAACACAATTACATTTGTCGACATGAACCGCCGCTTTGtgtcgacgagcgacgacaAGAGTCTGCGTGCCTGGGACTACGATATTCCTGTGCCCATCAAGCTGGTAGCTGATCCTCTCATGCATTCGATGCCGTCAGTTACCTTGCATCCCTCACATCGGTGGCTTGCCTGTCAAACGATGAACAACTCCATCTCTGTGTTCTCGGCTGAGAACTTCAAGGCGCGCAAAAAGGCCTTTCGCGGACACACGACGGCTGGATTTGCTTGCCAAGTGGGCTTTAGTCCAGACGGCCGTTTCCTTTCTTCGGGTGATAGTCAAGGAGATATGGTGTTTTGGGACTGGAAATCGGGACACCAACTCAAGCGCCTGCATACCCACAAGGACGTTGTAATAGCACACGAATGGCTACCGCATGAAACGTCGAAGATCGTGACAGGGTCATGGGACGGCCTAATCAAGCTCTGGACATAGCATTCATACAACTATCATACAGCGTCTGTTCacttgcgccgcttctCGGCTTTTTGGGCCAAGGCTTTGGAGCCCTGTGCCTGGCTGGCGTACTTGATAGCCTTGCGCATATTCATCTCTGACTCGGTGCTGCCTTTGTCGATGTtggcgagcagcttgagGTTAGACGCCCGTTCCTGCCGAGCATCGAGTTCGTTCGGTTGGAATGAGCGCTTGACTCCACGCGGCTTTGATTCGCCTTCCAGCTGCTTGTCAAAGCGGCCTAGCGATGCAGTACTGCCACGAACACGCTGAATGGTGGCCTCGAGTTCTGCACGCTTCCGTGCAGCTTGAAGGGCACGGCCGGAACCAAGTTGGCTTTTCGGAGCAGCGTCCGCATGAGCCGGTCCAGCACTTCGTGCCAAGTTGCGCTGGTGCTGCATCTCGTTCTTTTTGCGCCGAGCCTCACGATCCCTAGCTGCCTCCTTGTCAGGCCGGTAGTCGTCGTCAGCATTCGCGGGTACCTCAACAAGCCATTGGTCCTCCAATTCCTTATTCTTACCCTGGTATCCCCAGCGCGGTACCCATTCCTGGCGTTCTTCGTCAAAGACAAGGCGGTCCTTTTTGCGCTTCACAATGCCTTTGGCACGCGCAAACCGCTCCCACTTGGTGAGGGGCTTCGGCTTAGGTAGCGGCTTTTCGCGCGGCAACAGCGATGTAAATGCAGGAAGAGATGCCAGTGGTCCATATGACGGGTCCCGTTCGATCGGCAATTGAAATAAGGTATTGACCAGATGTTGCGTCGCATTGCGAGTGCGCGACAGTAAGACAGACTCGGGATTCTTTTTGTATTCGCGCTCATCAATGGGATTCGCATCACAAGATGCAAGGAGGCCCATGTCGAGCTGTATAGGCGTCTCGCCCTGCTCAACATGAATGCTCACAGCTGCCGCAGCCATGGTCACCAGAAAGACAAAAAATGGCACGACGTCTTGCAGGCGGCCTCCTTTTTTggtatcacgtgatgtaaAAGGCCATGAACGCGACGATGCCCACGATTTCTCCATGTCGTGGGGAACCATGCTCAGAGATCGAGggcggcagctcttgcaTGCGATCAAGTATGCAGCCATTTTGCTTTCATTGCTACAATTACTAGTATTCCTCCCTCTATCTTTGGAGCATAGCCAGGAGACATTCCTGACATTCTCTGCCCTTATGGCGGCTTTTTACTTCACAATTACAACACTGCGATGGGCCACGCTCAATACATCACTGGCGCCGATCGCACGATTCCTCATGTTGATCCAAAATATCGTCATACCTGCTTCCCTATTCCTGTGCGCGCGTTTGTATATGCCTGATACGACCCATGCGATTTCGCCGAACTCCGTGCCATGGTTGCAGTCAGCAACGATCGCCAAAGAATGGCTCATGTCACGCACACCCTTGTCGTGGCACTCACATACGGAATCTATGATGCACTCTGATTTTCTGCATACGGTGCTTATGTATATACAGAAGCATGCAAGGCTTGTACTGTCACATGTGCCTGGCACTTGGTACGCATTCCTCCTCTACATGAGCCCCGTGTTTTCTTTACTTGAAGGACTAGCAAGTTTGATTGTCGTCCAGGCGGTTGCGCGATTTTCGCAGTGGCTGATCCAGGACCCCCATGGAAAGCGAACGCAAAAAATGAGCCGCAGCCTGCTTATTCGTCGGCTCTTGCAGTTAGGCATTGAGGCTTCAGAGGCGTGGCAACTCGTTTTTCTTTTGCTGACAGCCACGGTATATGTGGCATCGGCTGTGGCGCTGGTGATGAGCTTCGATGTTGTCACCAATGGACGTGCACTTACGTCTGCAGCCATCGGTGCCTCGGTCGCATCGACCTTGTGGATCTC is a window of Malassezia restricta chromosome III, complete sequence DNA encoding:
- a CDS encoding pre-mRNA-processing factor 17 — its product is MDALVAYRSESEGEDDVRPQRVHEELESDSEDERADSNDAFGLHRAQSPERSVAPAPCFQASAAPDVQVAESSVIPHAEPQAAPTITRTLTGTVEATTMSDFDFRNQQRTFDLYGYARNPSEFAATSQAFVGDLSAAKSTGGASFAEMRGSSADARQASRAMRRKRKGRAGDASIADGEGAYLGPWGGWEDEAPKTEFVPAPDVPVGPTDEEIRAAQAAAEKRRKDAAAIERRRQLDMAHGTEKSIFHGHSMYDYQGRTYMHVPTDTDVNLRGEPGDVESFLPEYCIHTFTGHTKGITALRLFPQSGHLLLSASMDTKIKLWDMYHEGHCLRTFLGHSNAVRDITFSNDGRRFLSAGYDEQIKLWDTETGACLAAQSFHGVPVCVRFHPDQQHVFLAGMDDRRIVQFDLNADQITQEYNEHQGAVNTITFVDMNRRFVSTSDDKSLRAWDYDIPVPIKLVADPLMHSMPSVTLHPSHRWLACQTMNNSISVFSAENFKARKKAFRGHTTAGFACQVGFSPDGRFLSSGDSQGDMVFWDWKSGHQLKRLHTHKDVVIAHEWLPHETSKIVTGSWDGLIKLWT
- a CDS encoding ATP-dependent RNA helicase DDX52/ROK1, whose product is MDLFSTLTAGAARFDKKRFGRDMSLFQSSRRDEQGASQDVAAQRSAGAALPAALDFFGSHEKEREATKPEPARTASRERMPPLSRAELPAFLRTHELKLTGTDVPLPLRTWDDLETRWHLEPWLLENLQKGPWTTPTPIQCGAISVMLERRDLLAGAPTGSGKTLAFLLPTLQLLQKHTKLGFRAVLVSPTRELAQQIYEQLQLLTQGQAFRTCLLTNVTKKTSEALAKKKFDILITTPLRLVHAIQHEEVALHRVEMLVLDEADRLLEQGFLTQTDEILAACTNPNLRKALFSATLPAGVEELARTFMVDECRVLVGQKDSATATIDQRLEFTGSEDGKLHALRALIQAGGMQPPVLLFVQSIQRARELFHELVYDGLHVDVIHSERPKAQREAVIEAFRRGDIWLLICTELMARGIDFQGVNLVINYDFPQTVQSYIHRIGRTGRAGKQGRAITYFTKDDAPYLKSVVNVMRQSGCDVPEWMTQLPKPSKMLKKKLRSRPVSRQDVRAASGSSSLGRRLANRQRDMVQASKRRKLMHRSHPPTPHPH
- a CDS encoding interactor of little elongation complex ELL subunit 2, translated to MLRDRGRQLLHAIKYAAILLSLLQLLVFLPLSLEHSQETFLTFSALMAAFYFTITTLRWATLNTSLAPIARFLMLIQNIVIPASLFLCARLYMPDTTHAISPNSVPWLQSATIAKEWLMSRTPLSWHSHTESMMHSDFLHTVLMYIQKHARLVLSHVPGTWYAFLLYMSPVFSLLEGLASLIVVQAVARFSQWLIQDPHGKRTQKMSRSLLIRRLLQLGIEASEAWQLVFLLLTATVYVASAVALVMSFDVVTNGRALTSAAIGASVASTLWISGFALAFRKANIVETSLIFAYVVFNVYQLSSSLVLGTDPVHLLQSFRGASFAAMSFHGHTGALQDKLLRALENGLRVLSIALETLPASVIVSLVYRLAIMYLATRVLALLQVRHVQRVHVPKSKQTLTEQAESAKLSELLHKAKEPDSPSEPRHVSDERTQSAPESADEKEDERKPEGKPRPSTVGIVLVRYSRFILITVYSHLLLLDQNHQIYWRILAVSFTLAMWGVELLISKESNVVFD
- a CDS encoding minor histocompatibility antigen H13, whose amino-acid sequence is MGPWAWRLDFQRVHVSTMSSSAFFAYGALLTLASGTVYVGSLASLRTPEATKALRKEKGLKETDDDEEEVQGVSSEGAWMFPLLGSAVLLSLFLAFKYLDKEMIILIVNIYFAVVGCLAIPPVLLHLCKMAFGSHSLDWCTKRALSFKGHVSWTTPSTKKNLYDTVIKLDSATMGLFVVVVVLMAIYMYTKHWVLANIIAVCFAMQGLSLILLDSFQTGLILLGGLFLYDIFWVFGSSKFAGQSVMVSVATNFDGPIKILAPRNLLEVLSSVQQKGWTAADAFQFSLLGLGDIVVPGAFAALALAFDQHHASTKARSLTFNRFFYKFPKPYFHACMVGYVLGLFTTMVVMHIFKTGQPALLYLSPSCSLSVLFVAWYRGELLDMWSWVSPASQGAPKTAPDDKKQA
- a CDS encoding ribulose-phosphate 3-epimerase — protein: MPAVKIAPSVLASDLGNLTHECKRMIQCGADWLHMDIMDGHFVPNIVMGAPIIGSVNKSVPGIFMDCHMMVSEPLKWIKSIAEAGGKSYTFHLEATDDPLEVIRQIKASGMRASIAINPGTPATEISDEVAHAADMILVMTVWPGAGGQKFIAECMPKVAELRARFPDLDVEVDGGVAPKTIHACADAGANVIVAGTAVFRDPRPDAVIQYLREQCEQAQARIREERQRIMQGESVPGAGIAHTTAYLSGDTEAWHHPRAFLRHEMAP
- a CDS encoding nucleolar MIF4G domain protein 1 produces the protein MVRGVDRARSTTRLPAALREELGIEDAAQKGRPAKKARLFKVSARKEARKEQRQAKHASRAPKRRPAPVVPSKGPPTTEEHAKKPLSKVSPPQGAPARLVMDPITGQMRSAPSSSSKPTKLERMMRADDRTSKEPSKQHNISELERQEEDEIAWLEHHLYGKKGPSQKEGDDVDDLLDDLNRFYPGMYEASEGEADEDDLEGSDASEDRRSDEDRPEWEERGLVEDSQEESWDEQDDAKCDVKEEHLSQEDDTAKDMPPPKYVPPALRGKASDPTSLEQQKLRRHINGQLNRLAEGNLDTIVSELDALYQTYSRGDVTAYITEQCLDTITAQMNLSESIIVLYAALLTAMHRIVGAEFAAHVLQVCISRFMTTYGRLLQADSHASTRECVNLVTLLCHLFNVKMLSDVILYDMVRLFLGQSFVHMVPGVADKKPITEMDIELLLRVVQSSGQQLRHADAESLSAIVELTQQCMQGAPVVAESSRARFMLEALIHLKQKGKHLGRDVSATAESVQRLSKYISSLERKRTLRAHSALQVGLQDLQDATRHGRWWLVGAAWTGKEREPASVPMSEPEATDSPGHDLSHLARAQGMNTEARRMVFSALMSSLDYQDAAHHVMQLKLNDVQRREVIRVLLHCLANERTFNPYYVLVGQQLADDHVGMRVTMQYVLWDYFRELGEKHVGGHKVVREDEEGEEYDVHVGERLRKLLHMARAYGYWIARGALTLLVLKTVDFTALHEAGTLFLQHLLLHTFLMSQTRLPMLTPRARQNLLRAPSQVDRERIEQLLVRGTVGQPRLAQGLFVFCHMHLPRETLATLLGDEAIVRRLEWTVNVARDTLSVGAASADASDA
- a CDS encoding regulator of ribosome biosynthesis, which translates into the protein MAAAAVSIHVEQGETPIQLDMGLLASCDANPIDEREYKKNPESVLLSRTRNATQHLVNTLFQLPIERDPSYGPLASLPAFTSLLPREKPLPKPKPLTKWERFARAKGIVKRKKDRLVFDEERQEWVPRWGYQGKNKELEDQWLVEVPANADDDYRPDKEAARDREARRKKNEMQHQRNLARSAGPAHADAAPKSQLGSGRALQAARKRAELEATIQRVRGSTASLGRFDKQLEGESKPRGVKRSFQPNELDARQERASNLKLLANIDKGSTESEMNMRKAIKYASQAQGSKALAQKAEKRRK